The following are from one region of the Panulirus ornatus isolate Po-2019 chromosome 48, ASM3632096v1, whole genome shotgun sequence genome:
- the LOC139763887 gene encoding 2-amino-1-hydroxyethylphosphonate dioxygenase (glycine-forming)-like, which translates to MEPEAAVQDVFSLFDDFGQKGYLGEDVSQVQHALQAARLAETEGFSVEMVLAALLHDIGHLLGMREGEPRIINNGVTFGAVRHEVIGEEYLRGLGFPPAVTNLVRNHVNAKRFLVATDADYHDGLSHASKVTLENQGGPMTPQEVEEFRSHPQFKVILRMRSWDEKAKDPAVVTPSLQHYKELCLAYLKEHRQRVAAGGGR; encoded by the exons ATGGAGCCCGAGGCTGCGGTGCAGGACGTGTTCTCCCTCTTTGATGACTTCGGGCAGAAAGGTTACCTCGGCGAGGATGTCTCGCAGGTCCAGCACGCCCTACAGGCAGCTCGACTAGCCGAGACCGAGGGCTTCTCCGTGGAG ATGGTCCTGGCGGCGCTCCTTCATGACATAGGTCACCTGCTTGGAATGCGCGAGGGCGAGCCACGGATAATTAACAACGGGGTCACCTTCGGTGCCGTCCGACACGAGGTCATCG GTGAAGAGTACCTGAGAGGCCTCGGCTTCCCTCCCGCCGTCACCAACCTCGTCAGGAACCACGTGAACGCCAAGAGGTTCCTCGTCGCCACCGATGCTGATTatcatgatg GCCTCTCTCACGCCAGCAAGGTGACGCTGGAGAACCAAGGGGGCCCCATGACCCCACAGGAAGTGGAGGAGTTCCGATCTCACCCTCAATTCAAGGTTATCCTCCGTATGCGCTCCTGGGACGAGAAGGCCAAGGACCCTGCAGTCGTGAcgccctctctccaacactacaAGGAACTGTGCCTCGCTTACCTGAAGGAGCATCGTCAGAGGGTCGCAGCTGGGGGAGGACGTTAA